Proteins encoded in a region of the Nicotiana tomentosiformis chromosome 9, ASM39032v3, whole genome shotgun sequence genome:
- the LOC138899519 gene encoding uncharacterized protein has protein sequence MCRMSTVENIPFRVVDEIPLGLHMWWNDLGEVSKRSVKKALGGLTGLLEIKPRVDIIEALIPFWDPTHNVFHFSDFELTPTLEEIAGYVGFEGKLRYQYPVAPRTVTSHKFLDLLSISRQVKDENLAGGFCTFRFLYSRYGDPHRFEAPDTGLNHQGNKDKWEARRGLVFVVAFLGTLICPRSDRHIELGLAGVADFMVKKANGTIISMILTEIYRALTACRAGTKFFEGCNLLLQMWLVEHLCHRLGYMNYGLTGLNCIEEYENRVNGHELPEGIEAWFAYLGSLNANRIEWIFGWLPVDEVIYMSAGVCFLLLMGLRIIQPYAPHRVLRQLGRYQTVPYDEDLSPQVIELCLKATFPEERVRQIWHQCRFLEPQTQVREQPAKRPHVQQFTDGAREQ, from the coding sequence ATGTGCAGGATGAGCACTGTTGAAAATATACCTTTTCGAGTCGTAGACGAGATTCCACTAGGACTCCATATGTGGTGGAACGACCTGGGGGAGGTCAGCAAGCGTTCTGTGAAAAAGGCTTTAGGTGGGCTTACTGGTCTTCTGGAAATTAAACCAAGGGTTGATATAATcgaagctttgataccgttttgggacccgacacacaatgttttccacttctctgatttCGAGTTGACCCCTACACTAGAGGAGATAGCAGGTTATGTTGGTTTCGAAGGGAAGTTAAGGTATCAatatccagtagcaccaagaactgtaacctctcataagtttttggacctcctcagtattagccggcaggttaaagatgaaaatttagCCGGAGGATTCTGCACATTCCGTTTCTTATACAGCCGGTATGGGGACCCCCACAGATTTGAGGCTCCGGACACTGGTTTGAATCATCAGGGAAATAAAGACAAATGGGAAGCACGCAGGGGTTTGGTCtttgtggtggcatttttaggcactctgatatgcccaaggagtgaCAGACATATAGAATTGGGGCTCGCAGGagtggccgactttatggtcaAAAAGGCCAATGGCACTATCATATCGATGATTCTCACAGAAATTTACCGAGCTTTAACCGCTTGTCGAGCCGGGACAAAATTTTTTGAGGGTTGCAACTTGCTTTTACAAATGTGGTTAGTAGAACATCTTTGTCACCGCCTAGGTTACATGAACTACGGTCTGACCGGACTCAATTGCATCGAAGAATATGAAAACCGAGTAAATGGTCATGAGTTGCCAGAAGGTATTGAGGCATGGTTCGCGTATTTGGGTTCTTTAAATGCAAATCGAATTGAGTGGATTTTTGGTTGGCTCCCGGTCGATGAAGTTATTTACATGTCCGCCGgagtgtgctttcttttattaATGGGTCTTCGGATTATTCAGCCATATGCCCCGCATCGGGTCCTACGCCAATTGGGCAGATACCAAACAGTCCCCTATGACGAAGATTTGAGTCCACAGGTTATTGAACTATGCCTAAAAGCCACATTTCCAGAAGAAAGGGTTCGTCAGATTTGGCACCAATGTAGGTTCTTGGAACCACAGACTCAAGTACGAGAACAGCCCGCCAAAAGGccccatgtccaacaattcaccGATGGAGCACGAGAGCAATGA